Proteins from a genomic interval of Benincasa hispida cultivar B227 chromosome 7, ASM972705v1, whole genome shotgun sequence:
- the LOC120081816 gene encoding thioredoxin H1-like — protein sequence MAEMGKVISCHNLGSWNQQLLKAKQYNKLLVVNFTAKWCGPCRAMALVLEELAKKMNNVIFLKVDIDELNSVAEEFEVGAIPSYLFFKNGKLVDKFEGAKKDVLKSTVSKHAA from the exons ATGGCAGAAATGGGAAAGGTGATCTCATGCCACAATCTTGGCTCATGGAACCAACAACTCCTCAAAGCCAAACAATATAACAAGCTG CTTGTTGTGAACTTTACTGCAAAATGGTGCGGTCCGTGCCGTGCCATGGCTCTTGTTCTCGAAGAATTAGCGAAGAAGATGAATAATGTCATTTTTTTGAAAGTAGACATTGATGAGCTCAAT agtgttgcggaggagtttgAAGTGGGTGCCATTCCTTCATATCTGTTCTTCAAGAATGGGAAATTGGTTGACAAGTTCGAGGGTGCAAAGAAAGATGTCCTGAAAAGCACTGTATCCAAACATGCTGCATGA